The Triticum aestivum cultivar Chinese Spring chromosome 5A, IWGSC CS RefSeq v2.1, whole genome shotgun sequence genomic sequence TACATGTTTGTTACTCTAGCATGTTTTTAGTATTAAATTTGTTTAAACTGAATAAAAACATGTATTCTCTGTTCCCAAATCTGATTGTAGAAATATGAAAGCCAATCCTAACCTGGATGTTTATGTTATATTTTTTTATGCTTCTGTTGAGTTGTTCTATTTTGTAGGCAGAGCCGGCTTCCAGGTACCTCTACTTCATTATCCAGAAAACATGTCCTCCGAGTTGCTACTCTTAAATAAAGAGTATGCTTGGCATATAGGAGGTGGCTTCTCTCAACATGATGTGCAAGAGTGGAAGCTTCTATACCACAGTTCTCTTCATGGACAAAGCTTCAACACTTTCTTAGGCAATGTAACGTGAGTACTGTTGATGTTCTGGTCATTTTCAAGGCTCGATTCTTAGGCTAGAAGGGCAAAAGAGCATTTTTCAACTTAGGGGCAGAAATGAGCAGTGTGTTACAACTAAAgggcagaaaataaataaaaacctaaaatATATCTTGCACTGATGTTCTCTATATAGATTCTGTGAACAAGCTTGACGGCTTATTCCATGATGGCGACTTTTATGTGTAGATTTTTCACTATGTACATAATTTTTGGCATGTTCCTTATTTTATAGGAATGGAGATGCACAGACTGTTTTGGTTATTAAAGATACAGAAGGTTCCATTTATGGTGCATATGCATCACAACCATGGGAAAGGCACAGTGATTTTTATGGTGACATGAAGACATTCCTTTTCAAGTTATATCCCGAAGCGTCCATATTTCGCCCTACTGGAGCAAACAAAAGTTTGCAATGGGTAGGCCTATCTTGTCTTTCTTTATTTACTGAATGTATTGTCATTCATCGTCCCAAGTTTGAAGTGGTGCAGGAGCGATTTTTCACAATTAGCTTATTTTGACAGTGTGCTGTGAACTTCACCTCTGAGAACATTCCAAATGGTATCGGCTTTGGAGGGAAGCCACATCACTTTGGCCTTTTCCTCTCTGCGGGCTTCGATCAAGGGCACTCATTTACCTCCAGCACATTCACCAATCCTCCCCTTTCCAACACGAGCAGGTTCAGACCAGAAGTTATTGAATGTTGGGGGATACAAGTGAAGGGATCGAATGACGAGAAGCCGGAGCTTGTAAAGGGGACGGTCCTTGAGAGATTCAAGGAGGATCGGAACATGCTGAAGCTGATTGGTATGGCGAGTGCGAGTGACTGAGCACTGAAAAAAAATCACAATAGCAGATATTTGGAGGTTGTGTACAGCACTCTTTTTATGGGAAATAATAACCTTATTTATATCTGGTCGCTACTCTTGAGTTTTAGCTCTTTGAGCTTTTCTGTTTCACATCCAGAGTGATACAAGGTTAGCTGCATGGAGTTGTGGTTTATACTGTATGGATCCAGGGCGTACTTTTCTTCCAAGTTCGAGAGCAGGGAGTAAGGAGCTGTTCTGGAAACCACCAGCTCCGCCAAATCCAAGGATCCGCGGAGTACCTGTttataccgaaaaagggtttcccccgttttgtattccaaagcaaccaacaccgagtATAGATAACGCTGTAGCGAGCAGCAGAACACAccaagagaaaaaaaagaagaaacaaatgccaacgaCGGCAGCTTGGCAAAGCGTGGATGATCCGCCACCGCGGCGCCCACCGAAAACAAAACACCACAGACCGAGGCTTCGATCCGCCGCGTATCaagcaacacctccaagaagggatgcgacgcccacgacgctgctgcccggacgagtTTTCAGGTTTCTCCGGAcacgcggagggaggtgggggtGGATACCACCGACACCCTCCAGGGAGGAATGGTGGCACCTGCAGGTGTCACCGCGTTGGGGCTGAAGCCAGCAGAGATTTCTCCCGCATTCCAACCCCAACCGCCCAACCGAACGGAACCGACCGCCCAACCGTCGCCCATCACCATGCACCAACGCAGtagcgccgccacccacgccgcctcactACGAACACCGCCACGAGGCCAAAAGGACCGGAGAGAAGCTCACCACGACGGGAGCAGCAACATCGACgccgagcgggagggaaccacctccaccgccgttgtgcgggaggcccgtgcctccggcaccgtcgcggtagccGTCTGGACGCGGCAGCGGGGCATGCCGGGCCACCCCTGGCCCAGCCAGGCCCGAAGAGGGTGCGTTAAGCCCCGCCGGCCGCGATGCAGCAGGCCggcgttgtaagtgcatctagtgccacccctagttggttttggagtattgacgacaaacctaattgagggactaatgtgtttgtgagaattgcaggataacacaggtagaagtccctcattgattcggtttttccTATCAGAGATGAcctctaaaaatgtatgaagacattgaagtcaaaggtggtatatgaagatattcacattgaagactatgacaagagaagacaccacatgaagcctatggagctcgaagacttagatctttcgtagttctctttcttctgtgttgagtcataggaaccaccgtactgttaagtggggtccaagagaaccagtcagaatgactgaagtgatgcttaaacaaaacctatgtcttcgagtgaagactttgagagcgaatcttgtccagagtcgggcaagtcagctttgcttgaagcccaagtaaagttgtcgtgtgagtttgaaatctgaccgttggaacacgtgttagttccttagtgacccagggtcatttcggacaaatcaggtcgggttgccaagtggctataaatagcccaccccctacaaccataaacggttggctgctcagattcagagtacggcttttgtcgtttgagagcaacccaccttgaagcctttgagagagaattccttgcgaggataaagccctaaccacccagagccaaagagaattaggcatcacttaagtcttcttgtctgtgtgatctaaagacttattacacttgaggactgtgcatcctccagccggttaggcgtcgcattctgagcatccaagagacattgtggattgccggtgaacgaagtctgtgaaggtttgggagtctaccttgaagacttaccagagtgattgggcgaggtctgtgtgaccttagctcaaggggaatacggtgaggactgggtgtcctgagctgcgtgttcaggactgggtgttcgggactgaGTGTCCTAAGATTTAAAtgcctagccgccctaaccagacgtacagttgtcacagcaactggaaccggttcaacaaatcattgtcttcagcgagtcactggtttcatcttcccttccctttacttactgttacttcttgtgaagtcattgtatgttcgcactatcttttgtcttcactgagtgattgcttgttctgtgtggcttcacaatatcttcctacctgatccttactacattgcttctattagtcattgtgctttcactctattgaatacttgactatggtttgcctagtgtagtctaccttccgctgcagggtaataggtttatttctattgtttgtcttcataacttccacgttttgaagacttacataaaaatcgcctattcactccccctctagtcgatataacgcactttcaggcgtCGTCGCCACCGGCACCCGGCCACGCGCCGCATCTCCCCCGCCTCCCAGAAGCCACACCGGAGCCATCCCTGCCGCCAGCCCGCCCAGGCCCAGATGAGGCCTgcagggcccagatctgggccaagCGGACGACGCCAGATCCCGTCGCCGCATCGCCCCGCCGCCAACGGCGGCGCCGCCGCCCAGTAGCTCGCCTGCATGCGCCACGGAGCCCCGCCGCCACGCCAGACCGCCGCCGCCTAGATGCACCCCATGGAGCCGCTCCGCCCGCGTCGGAGAGCGACCGGAAGGGAAAGGGCCAGGAGGCCGCCGCCACCAGCAGCCCCAGGGCCAAGCCGGCCGTGGGCGCCGGTGACGGCggcgagaaggaagaaggaagggggagcctGGAGGGAGGAGGCCCGATGCGCGGTTGGtcgcccgcgggggggggggggcggtcgcACGAGAGAAGGGGGTTTTCTGGTGAGGATGAAGTTTGCACCCCACCACTCGCGGAGTACCTGTTTCCCGGCTCCATAAATCTGAACTGCTGCTCCGGGAGCGGAGGGACTCCGAATAACGctcctctttcctcattaaatacttgccacataagtaaaattgccttgggatgtgttaagttactagctaagttacccccactatgactagcctaaaacTACTAAAACTAAATCAGTGTAGCATTGATTGGGGTGGACAAAGTCATGAGTGGATACAGTTCAGTTCTCTTGAACTTTGCAGTGACACTTGTCCGTTGCTTGATGCGGGTTCATTTTTGTACTACTAATCTCTCCAGTGGCGGCACGTGGCACACAATGTCGTCTTGGACACAACCCCTGCTTTGGCAATTTTCAGAAAACCCCCTGAGTTGTAACAGATTTACATCAAAATGTCCCCTGTCTTTGTAAATCCTAAGACATTAACCCGCACCATCATATTCTCCAGTTCCCAAACCCTAGCCAAATCTCTAACTGCCATCGACGGTTTTGATGCGGCCAATCCCTCTGCCCTGCTAGCCTTAGTTAGCCTACTCATTTCCCTGTATAGCTTTTTCCTTAGTTCTTCTTTTATGCTTTTTGTATAGAAACTTCTGTACATATTTTTGGAAAATCAATAAAAATACAGAATCGAGTCCTACTGCTTTCCTCATCAAAAGGAAAAATTCCCTCTGCCCTCACCGCTCCCGTTTTTTTTGAGAAACTCATCGCTCCCATTGTAGTCCCACCACGTAGACATTAAGGGGCCCATAGCGGGAGGCGGGAAGCAACCCAGGACGCCTGTAGTGGCGGAGCTACGTGCATGGCTGCAGGggccgtgcccccccccctctgCCCTCACTGCTCccgtttttttttgagaaactcaCCGCTCCCATTGTAGTCCCACCGCGTAGACATGAAGGGGCCCATAGCGGGAGGCGGGAAGCAGCCCAGGACGCCTGTAGTGGCGGAGCTACGTGCATGGCTGCAGGGGCCGTGCCCCCCCAAGCTTGGACAACTTTAGTGAAGGAAATTCATATAGTGAGTTTTATATTAGAAAAATAGAGCTTTTGCCCTCATTAGAAACGGTATTTTCTCATTGGCCCTCCCAATCAATCTTGTCTAACTCCGCCACTGTAGGGATCGCGTCAGCTTCAAGCAAGCTTCACCCGCTCATTGCCTGCAACGTGGCCAATGCCAACACGATGAAAGTCGGGAGCCGTGACCCGTGAGAGAAGATGACTGTTGAGGTGCATTTGGCCAAAAGATGATCATGGACTAAAAAAGGTGTTCATGCGTTTGGCAAAAATGTTCATTCATTGAAAAATATGTTCATGCATTTGAGAAATTGAtcataaatttaaaaaaaaatcaggtgtttaaaaatcttcataaattgaTAAAAATATTCATGCGTTTCTAATAATATCTGTTTCAGAAATACAGTTTAAAAGAAATTATGTGGCATAAGACTAGCACATGTTTTTTCTTGGGAATAGATCTTGCATAATTTACAGGAGTTGTTACTGAAAATAAACCGTAGTTAGTGCAAATCTCATTTTTAATGGGTAGATGCATGTAATCTAAGGGCATCTCCATCGGctgtctttaaaattcctaaaaatgTTGTAAAGAAATCATTGACGCAATATCGCAATTTTGGTGGGGAGACGAGGACAATTAGTAGAGAATGCATTGAATGGGGTGATGGAAGATCCGTGTCCCAAAAGACCAAGGAGGTACGGGTCGAGATATACACTGTTCAATTTGGCTTTATTAGCCAAACAAGCGTGACGTCTGCTTGATAATCCCGAGTCTTTATGTGCTACTATCTTCACAGCTAAATATTTTTTGGAGGGAGGGTGATTTAATGAGTGCAAGCCTAAAATAGGGTTCCTCTTTTACTTGGCAAAGTATTATGGCGGGAGTGAATTGTCTATAAAATGGTTATATCTGGCGAGTTGGAAATGGACAGAATATTGATATTTGGAGAGATGCTGGGATCCCAAACTATGCGAATAGAAAAATTATTACTCCTAAAAGGGGTCAAAGGTTTGTGATCTTATAGACCTAGTCACGAATTTTTGGGATGAAGATTTGGTGAGACAAACGTTGTGGCTAATTGATGCTCAAAGGGTGCTAGTGATTCCCCTCCCCATGCATATATATGTCGGACTTCATTGCTTGGAGCTATACAAAAATGATTTCTTCACTGTTCGATCGGCTTAtttgaaggaatagaaaaaattGCAACATGCACATGGTATAGATAGAACCAATGTGAATCCTATTGGGGTAAGATTTGAAATTATTTTGTTTGGCAAAGGTAATTTTTCTTATTTGGCGCACATTGCATGGAACCCTCCTGTGCTGAGTTACGCTTGCTAATAGACACATGGAAGTTACGCCCATCTACCCATCATGCTCGAATGGATCAGAAGATACAAAACATGTTTTGTTTCTGTGTTAGAAGGCGAAAGAGGTTTGGGGTAAGTTTGGATTGTAGGAGGTCATCAATAAAGCTTGTGTTGTTGATTGTGCAGGAGATGCGGTACTAGAATTCTTACTGCTTATGCAAGATCAAGATTTATCTATAGTGGGCCTCCAGAACGCACGTGAGTTGATCGCTATAACAACTTGGTATTTATGATGGGATAGACGTAAAATATTTCATGAAGGAAAGTTTTAAGATGCAAACCAAACTTCAATGGGGGCTCGTGCCATAACGACAAACTATGTTAATGCATATTCCCCGAATGCAACTAGTAAAGCAGGGGGATGGAGCATACCTCCTATGGGTTTTGTTAAGCTGAATGTTGATGTCTCTTTTGATCATGATCTGCTTAGGGATAAAGCTGGGGTGGTCCTGAGAGATGACAAAGGAAGGTTCATCGTTGGTGAAAATTGGAGGATTGATGTGTTGATGTATTAGCAGCAGAAATTTTGGCTCTAATTTTTGGCTTATTCCTTGCACAGAAGGCGGGTTGCAGTCATCTTGTCGTTAATTCTGAAAATATGGAAGTGATTGATATAATGAAGAATGAAGGACAATCGATGCGTGCGGTGTTTGATGATTGCTATTTTATGGCTTGTAATTGTTCTCTTATTAGATTCGAACATTGTAATATGGAAGCAAATAAGGTGGCTCATGAGTTTGCCAGGCTAGCAAAAAAATTTGTCACAAGGGATTGATTTGAGAAGCTTATAAATATTTTGTATCTTTAATGATTCTATATCTTTTTTTATTGACGACATAACAGTTATTTCTAATTAATAAAGTTGATGTTTATTTCAAAGAAAAAAGGGCATCACCAGCGCCGGACTCCAAAAACGAATAGTACTTGTCCGCGGGTATTGATAGAGGAGTCAGACATCCAACGCTCGTCGTAAATGTCTGTATACAATACAAATAAATTCAGACATAGACAAAATTCGTGCAAGCGGACATAAGTTAGATATATTTTATTTAAACTAGACGATATTTTGTCAGTTCAACAAAAATCTAGAAAAACTAAACTAGCTTGTAGCGGACGATAACCTCATACGTGGCAGCCACCGCCATTCATCGACCTCaccgaggatgaagaagaagactagGATGACGGCGACGACATGAAGATGGTGGCGGCGGCTACAGCCGATCTAGGGTTTCCTCActagtttcttttttattttctttagttttagTTCAAGTTTAATGGACAACCGGAGTACTTTTGAACTTAATTTGGACTCAATGTAACCCTATATAAGTTaaattttaattatttttatctATTTCATATTTAAATTTAAGTTCAAAAGACGAACGTAATTTCAAATGCGTCGGCCGGGACGCGCACACATCCCGGATCAAAACCGAAAAAGATCAGTCGTTCGGCCGACTCAAACAGATAAAATCAAGATAAAACGGGCGTCTAAtgttggagttggcctaaaaatCAATACCCATTTTCTTAGCTATTCCCACGAAAGTATTCCAGCACTAGTGCAGCCAAACTTCGCTAGTTGGCATGCACCGATGCACGGTTGACGTCAAGCGGCCACACAACAACTTTGAGCCCGTACGAGCTATGGATAGGCACATGATATGGGCCGCATCTGCGTTGACTGAGATGTTAACGTTGCGGCACGTCGCGTGTGCCATGCCAAGTCATATGCACGTCGCCTGAGAGGATGACTACAAACCAGGCGGGCGCCCTAGCCTCTAAGCGGCTATCACGCGCGATCTACAGGTTTCAGACACGTCACTCGCCACGAGTATTTTCCGCAATCTAAACATCTCTTTTTTTGCAGCTCAACTTTGTGCAAAGAAAGCACTTAAAATGGAGTCTTTTTTTGGAAAAACTTTCAACCTATTCATATTTAATCAGGACGGTAGAACGAacgcaaaaaataataaaaattacatttatATTTATAGATTAtttagcgatgactacaagcactaaagCCAGTTAAAGGTGCACCATCGTCATCGTCCCTCCCTTGCTGGAGCTGGATAAAATTTATTGTAGTAGACAATTGGAAAGTCATTTTGTTAAGGCCCCATAGGAGCAACACACCAGAGTAGCAACTACCAGCGTAGAAGAATAGCGTAGATCGGAATGATTCAAACTGACGACACACGGACACAGACGACTATGAGATTCAAGCAAATCCATCAAGGACAGATCCGCCGAAGGCACACCCCCACACACCCACCGACGATGCTGGAAACACCATCGAGACAGAGACTAGGCAGGAAAAACtttatttcatcttcagggagccgccgccgtctcattTTTCTGAGCAGGACACAACTCGAAGAAACATCTAAAAGTGGAGCCCTCCTGTTGGCAAGGAACCGCGCCGCCATGACCAAAAGGCCACCAAAAACTAGGAGAACCAAAGACCACTGGCAGGAGGCAAAGAACTCTAGGCTTTTTTAGAAAGGTGATGGCTACATGAGGCTTCCGTGGAGAGTAATCCACGAAAATTGGAGTCTAATAGCTCCTTTGAGTATAATTGCTGCCTTCTTGATTTCCAAGCGAACTGAGTTTAAGTCAGATGATTAGGTTCTTTATAATAAAATCAATCTACCGGGGTTTAAGTCCAAGACTTCACATTGTACTCATATTTTTGTGGATTTATTTCAAACTTTCGGCGATGTTCGTAAGGTGGGAGGAGACGTTACAGAGgatgtgccggctcagtctcttggaggtgctcatagCGAGAGAGTGTATGTGCGTGCATTCataaggatgagtgtatgcgcgtctCAAGCATTTTTTATGGCAAGTCTAGTAACGTGAGGATGGCAAGTTTAGCTGTCAAGCATGGCAACTTCTTTTTGGATGAcaagttttaattatttttttgttttccctttttagaTGGCAACTTTAGGTAAAAAAAAAAACGTTAGAACCGAAGTGCTCCATGCCATACGTGTTATACTTATCATTTGGGTAATAAAATGCCTTGATGTTGGATTCAAAAACAATATTTACTACTCTTTTCGTTTCCAAATATTTAAAGTTCTAATTTTGTTTAAAAAATTAAGTTTGTAAAAAATATACCAACATTTACAACATTAAATTAATTTTGTTAGTTTTTTATAACATGTATTTTCATAGTACTATATATATATTTAATGTGGCTGCTATTGGCAAAAAAATTGTAAAGTTggtcaattttttttttgaattgaaaCAAACCTAAAGCTTTGAATATTTTGGGACGGAGTGAGTACTGGATGTAGACAAGTGCGCGTATCTCTTAATCACTTGATACACATTTTACTTAGGCGATGATGAGATTTATATTGTGCGCATGCGCATATAATCCTTCATAAATAGCAATAGTACTACAAAAGATGAAAATATCTGATAGACACCAATCATGCACGTCGAAAATTCATACCAGGTTGCTTGCATGTGCAAATTGCATGCCCTCTCAATCTCTCTTTCAACTCGAGGATCCTGAGAGGTATTTAAATAGTCATCTCCGAATATTTGCCATCTCGGaatattttttatttcatttttctatgaTATGTCTTTTTATATGAAAACTAGTTATTTATGATATACGATGATCCCTGTTAAATATCCACGGCTGAATGGTTAAAGCGCCCAACTCATAAAAGTGCCCAAGCCGAGTCTCGCCAAAATCACTATTTTGATTCTTAATGGAAAGATGGGCACATATTGACCCTTTCAGAAACTTTACCATGATCTAATCTTTTTGGTAAACGTCCAACCATATGGCGTTTCTGCTCCACATAGATACGTTGAAGTTCCGGCGTTTCTAGCCTGGCCCACGACCTGGCGTAGTCATTGTTGGCTGCTTACGTGGCAAGGGAGAAACGCCAAATTTGCCAGCTTTCTGAAAACGCCAGAGTCCCCGACGTTACTGCCCCGAATAGGAATTGGTCGCGGGTCGGCGGATGGGCTTCTACCCATAACTCACcccactctctgcctcctcgtTCCCCACCCGAGCTACAACCCTCTCCCCTTATCTCTCCTCCACTCATTCCTCTTTCAAATCCTTTCAAATATATGGCCTATAGGAACCCGAGCATGTATCATACGGTCGAGGATGTTGATGGAGTGTTCCACCTTGCCTTCTGGATGTTCGGCCCATGCATCACGACTTTTCAGCACTATCTGCTGGTTTTGTTTATAGATGGAACATTCTTGACAGGAAAATACAAGGGCACACTCATGATACCAATGGCACATGAAGCTAATGATCAAGTGTTGCCCGTGGCATTTGATTTGGTGTCATATGAGAACCAAGTCAACTAGGAATGGTTCATGAGACTTGTGAGGAGCTCGGTCATTGCTCCGGAtagggaggtatgcatcatatcGGATCAACACCAAGGCATGCGAGAGCTAGTTCACCCTCATTAACACATCTTTATAGCTCTGCACCCTTCAATGAATGTGTGTTGCATACTTATTATTGTTATACACATGAGGAATGACACTAAATTAGGTTT encodes the following:
- the LOC123102981 gene encoding MTOR-associated protein MEAK7 translates to MGNSQASPSSASSASFVTASRAFSKQALDDLRAHFSSLAAQSGTQGRAISRPVFLDYFGVRGALGDRLFQLVAKESSVEDGVTFEGLIVSKATYERGTKDEADEFIFQLCDVMGDSILTRSDLAAVLASIHETIFADNKEAREGSNKSTFEAFLNSAVFSKDAGGVSEKSMSLSDFRNWCIVMPSLRKFLGSLLMPPDSGRAGFQVPLLHYPENMSSELLLLNKEYAWHIGGGFSQHDVQEWKLLYHSSLHGQSFNTFLGNVTNGDAQTVLVIKDTEGSIYGAYASQPWERHSDFYGDMKTFLFKLYPEASIFRPTGANKSLQWCAVNFTSENIPNGIGFGGKPHHFGLFLSAGFDQGHSFTSSTFTNPPLSNTSRFRPEVIECWGIQVKGSNDEKPELVKGTVLERFKEDRNMLKLIGMASASD